agtaacttaacaatttatagttaattaaacttttgtaaatctagtttatgtttttcattaaaaagtgacaaatttctgcctaaaaaaattgcattatgttttggattagattttttgatgcattctttggtttacttgtcgactctgcgttgtgttgttatgactccgcccattcactcccctcgggatgccaactcacaatctccggcatggaagtctgactctctaaccagaaggctaaaacccagggctctggccttgtgatcaGAGAATCCTttagagctgttgggagtgaggtttactaactacatctgcacagcgacacctgctggtctCTGTTTCAtaaacacaattaaaatgaatgaatggaatgcactggaaatacatcaccaacacttaaatgtgccgaaactttaaatgcacttaaaggaactgagttgttatgacaacaattcatttttgagttagtttaattaatagaaatgagtgactataacttttttaaagtttgagttacattaacttaattattgtattaaaatggactgTTTGGTTTAGTTGAAAACTAAATGTCAATGAATTCTAAAGCAGATttcatgtttttaaatgtttctaaACCAATAATAAACACAATTTAAGCTTGTTAAATTGAGTTTGAACTGTTGGATTCAAAAGGACAATAAATGTGTTTCAACAGCTTGTAAACACACGTTTGAAGCTTTTGAATATGATTTTATCTTGTTTTTCCActtttgcaacaatactaaatttcACAGGCTGAATTTGACAATCTGGTTTTTAAATGGTTCAGATCAGGGGTGAGCTCAGCTTGGGTGgtggtggataagtggttagtgtctggttcaaactccacccctgccacatttctccatgtaatgtggagttgcatcaggaaggtcatctggcataaaacttgtgccaaatcaacatgcagatgcaccgtGGAGCTGCTGTGACGACACCAAGTGGAAAACaacggagcagccgaagggactcatTAGATCAGACGTGAACGCAGTCTGAGATCAGCTGATTTGAAATGCTGAATATGTTTGAATATGTTGTAAAATCCAGCAAATGGTTTACTATTCCCAACTTTTTGTTTGCCAATGTAATGATTACtaggtacatttttttttatcaattaatCGATAATGAAAGTAATTGTGTAGTTGCAGTCATTTTGATTAGTAAACAACCTATAAGATTGATCAATTATTGATTTCACACTGGTACTGAGGGGTTTCCAGCacatcaaaatgaaaaaaaaaatgcattggtgcaaatacaaaatgtaaataatattttgacatgtttgttgctgtAAGCAGGAAAACACtcaaaaaaatataaatgtataatataatataaatgtaaaaatataaataaattgcaCTTTGGCTTTGAACTCCCAAataaaaagaatttaaatgtATTGAAGAGATGGTGGTACAAATATCACACTACAGGTGGCTCAGTTGAAGAAATATTATACTAAAGAGTCTTAGAAGTTCTTTAAAAATTGAACCACAGCGCACAACAGTGCAATAAATATAGTAAtagcattccatctttaaattaCTCAAAAATATGCTGCAATAAATGCATCCTTTGTGTTTTTGATATTTACGTATTATGAATTTGAGAATGTGAAACCATTAGGctgtgctgcttttctttttttttttttttttaagattgctGTTTTGAACTGTCTTTGTCTCCACATATTAAACTTAAATTTTGGACCCTCTGCAGCCCTTCAGATGGCCGCTGTTAGACCTCGGACGCCACTTTGGAAACCCTCTATCTTGCGTATGGAGCTGATATGATTTAGTGAAATCCGAACGAATCTTTTCCGTTTGTTTGCTCCAGTGAAGATAAACCACATGCAGTCCGCACGTTGGGAAAAAAAAGCTGTTTAATATCAACCCCAGTATTTAAAAATGTGCAAGTCCGTTGTTCATGTAAGAGATGTTCTACTCCAAGTTCATCCAGTGATTAGACATAGCCCACACCCCCCTGCAAACcaacaaaaccaacaaaacaacaaacaaacaaatagaacCAAACAAGAAAACACCGTCGGATTGCTACAGATCTACAGCCGCAAGGAATTATGGGTCTGATCGATTCATTAAAGCTACTCTGGAGAGATTTCAAGAATGATTTTTATGCAGGATTCACAAAAATGCTGTTTCccaatttaaacaaaaaaattaaataaaaaatggtTTGTTTTTTGCGTACAACAGAAGCTATACGGAGAAAAGATGTATGTACATTTAACTGTGGCAATCCGCTGAAAGAATCCAACAAACGTCCTCTTTCCTCCCTACAAATTATATTTATCGCCTCTATAAAAGCCATCATAAAATAATTACAATCTcgataagaaaaataaaaatgtctgcGAGCAAAATCTCCCGTCAATAAAAACGTCTGATGAAGAAGAAAATGGctgaaatgaatttaaaatagCAGTTCACAATATTAATGGTAGTAGTAATAATTTTGATCTTatgctgtatttttttaaaataatagttttcaaaaacacgcCAACTATTATGAGCCTAATCAACGTTTGGACAACCCACTAAAATATTATAAATCGATTAGAATGGAAAACTATATTTTGGGACGCAATGTCAAAGAGGACATTAAATTGCAAAATAATATTCTTTAGACAATGTattctatttatttttaattgccCAAATAAAAGGCGCCAGAAAACAAATATATTAAACACCAAACTGCGTTAAATGGCGCAAATAGACAAAGCGGCTGTCTGTGACTCAAACTGGATTCTGTatgattaaaataataataataataatgataatgaaaaAAGTGCCCCAGTGACGAAGAAAAAGAATGAACACATGACTTTTTAAGTTTTACATTATTTACAAAAATGGGCGTAAATTTTCTGAGGTGGTGacgtctttttattttattttattttattttttatttctgtacCTCGTCCTGTTGTGGAAAAGTGCCAGAAAATTCGATCAAAGCGTCACGGAGCCGTTAGTGGAGAGAGGAAAATATTTAACCAATGAAAATATAAGCGACCTTTTATTACGAGGGAGGTCACTGTAAATTTAACACACCACCGTTAATCAGGCCAAATATGAAAGTAATAATGaggataacaataataataataataatagtgactAAATGGCCTGCAGTGGGTTTGAAAGGTTCCTGGCTGACAGATGGGACTCGGGCGATGCTCACCTCCAGCTGGGCTCCACTGGACCCTTTGCTGGCCTCCAGTTTACGCCATTAAAGTAGCTCCTCCGCCCCGCCACCCTTCAGCCAGCCGACAGCGCAGAACGCACAAAACTCAGCGCCGCGCTTTCATTTTACGCACAGGAATACGTGGCGTGTCTGAACCATCAGGCAGGTTTGTCTATCTAAAACACGGTTCCACCTCCTCTTTCGACGCCTCCTCCCTTTTTTTTCGTCATCTAGAATTCAACAATAGGGGCTACACCTAAAAACTGCGCCGTCTGGAGTCACAGTGCTGGGCTTGTATCCTCTGGAGTCTTCTCTCCTGATTTATTCTGAAACATATTCACTGCAGATCCCTCTGCAATCTAATATACATAAAACAGCCAATGTATAGAGTtcagtgatttatatatataaataaaaaggaGTCCTGGAGGAGCACCCCAGCAGAGTTCATTGGACCGGGGTCTGGACCCCGTGGTGCGGCGGCGTGTCTCCGTACACATCCTCGCTCCCCGGCACCGCTCCTCCGGGGGGCGTCATGCGTTTCTCCTTCTGTCTCCTGTTACAAAACCAAACCCTGACCACTTCTTTCTCCAGGTGTAGACTGTCCGCCAGTGTGATTATTTCCGACGCCGCCGGTTTTGGGCACTTCAAAAAATGGCTCTCCAAAGCTCCTTTTACGCTCACCTCGATCGAAGTCCGTTTTTTCCTTTTCCTGCCCTGCGCCGCGATTTTGTCCAGGCTGGTCGGGCTGCCGGAGGTGGAGTCCGCCTCCTCCAGCCACTTGTTCAACAGAGGCTTCAGCTTGCACATGTTTTTGAAGCTGAGCTGCAGGGCCTCGAACCTGCATATGGTGGTCTGCGAAAACACATTTCCGTACAGGGTCCCCAGGGCGAGTCCCACGTCCGCCTGAGTGAAGCCCAGCTTGATTCTGCGCTGCTTGAACTGCTTGGCGAACTGCTCCAAGTCGTCCGAGGTCGGCGTGTCCTCGTCCGAGTGGTCGTGGTGGCTCTGCGGCCGGTGCTGGTGCTGGGACGCGGGGTGCTCGCTGAGGTGCGGGCTGTGGTGCTCGTCGTGACCGTCTCTGAGGTTGTGGTGGTGCAGCCCCCCCTGGCCGCTGCCCGGGATCAGCCCGTTGACGCTGAAGCCCGGCTGCGAGTAAATCAGGCTCTGGCCGTTGGTGCTCGCCATGCTCGGGATGTGCGCCGCGGTGGTGGTTCTCCAAGCCCGGGCGTCGTGGTGGTTCGCGTGCGTCTGGTGCACCAAGTGGGGCGGCCGCGACTGGTGCTGCAGGTTGCTGCTGGAGTTGTGCATGTCGTCCCGCGCGCCCTGCACCGCGGGTTTGATGTCCTGCTCAGTGCCGAGCGGGCTGGTGGACCACGGCGCTGCCTCTCCGTGGGACAGCGCCGTGATCCACTGGTGCGCGTGGCTGAGCGTGTGGCTGTTGCTCTGCAGCGGGTAGTCGCCCTGCAACAGGCTCTGCGCGTCCCGGTACGCTGTGGCTTGCTGCATGCCGCCGGGCTCCGAGTGCGCGATGGATGCGCTGGAGGTGAGGATGCTGTAGTGGTTAGACGCTGCGGTGGCCATGACGCTCGGAGCCGGACTGGTCGCTCTGATTACAGGAAGGTCGCATTTGATAGATCCGCTGCTGCCCACAGGCGGCTCTCAGGCGCTCTGCCAAGTGGACGCCGAGGCGCACCTGGACTCGGCCCCGCCTACGCCGCCCATTGGACGCCGACAGATGATGGACGTGGTTGCTACGGGTAACGGCGCGGCGATTGGCTCCCGCGAAGCCTCCACAAACATCACTGTCTTCGTGCAGAGGCGCGAGCGAGCGGAGGCTCCGGTGGACGCGGAGAACCGAAGCGCAGCGCGGGCAGAGGGAGCAGCGGGCACCGGATCAGCACCGTCGTCATCATCGGCGCTGTATATCTGTTCTTACCGACACGTGAGGTAAATACCGACACACCGACAACAAACGGCCGCTTTGAACACGTGCAGCGTTACTGTtgaatgcgtgattttttttttttttttttttggtcaaaatacaagaaaaaaatgCTACTGCTGGAGGCAGCAGGGCTCGTTGGTATTCTTGCAGAGATGCTGTATCGATTTGTCTTATTATATTATTGTATACAACATTTTCGTTACTGCATTTAGAACAGTGACCATCAATTAACATTTCGTTTATTTCTGACATgcagtcgattttttttttttttctggccgaaAATGTAACATAAAGTGTTATTTAAAGCGTAAAATCACCCGTGGGCACGCAGTGTGGATTAAACCGCCCAGAGCTGCAGGAGAAATAATCTtaatatcattaaaaatgtcaCCAAGCTGCAAAACGCATAACGTGGACACTGTTGAAACAAATCAGATttattaatggaaaaaaaaagatcttgTATCAGAATGGTAATCAGTTAAACTGGATGTTGTTGGCATTGAactttaggtgtgtgtgtgtgtgtgtgcgtgcgtgcgtgcttagattcacattactttaaaaagtgGCAGCGTTTTAAACTGCTGTTTCTTCAAGTTGTTAATGACAAtcaccttccatcttttaaacacTGAGACATGTTCGAAAAGTGTCAGTGACCTAAAAATTAGGCACACCTCTACACGTAAAGACGAAAAACAAATCAACACCATTTATATACACGATTTTACTTCTTCATATATGTAAAAGGGAGACAAAATATTAGAAACACCTTTAAAcacccaaaacaaaaacaaatgacacAAGCAATCGACGTCAAATACTTAAATATATGCAGAAGTGTGAGAGTGGGCTGCAGCACccatggaatatatatatatatatatatatatatatatatatatatatgtgtgtgtgtgtgtgtgtgtgtgtgtgtgtgtgtgtgtgtgtgtgtgtgtgtgtatagagagagatttaaaaagctgttttttCATGTAAAATAATTTAGACCTTGTGAAAATTAGAATATTTTATTAGATCTCATGTATAATTAAAAGTCAAAATTTTCCATGCAAAATagcaacaaataataaaatgATGTTCTTTAATCATAATGTGTAAACATCTATATTGTCTAAATGAAGTTACAAATATTGTTGTAgtcttttgctgtttttattgattgatttgattgaacTTTTCTATCTATTGGATACTTTCTTGTATCTGTTCTCTGACTCATCAAACTCCACATGCTGTGAAACACTTCAGTTATATTCAACCATGTATGCAGATATGCGATTGAATCAGTTGTTTTCATTTTGAGGTTAAAGAACATTTTAAGAAAGTGCAATGAATTTACAAATTTTTATCAttatttaatgtaaaaaaaaaattcagggtaACTTTTGTGTATAAGCTCACAGAGTGCCGTGCTCATGGAGGTGCAATTTTTTTTATCCACCTGGTAatttgtagcttttttttttttttttggaacatcaTTTATTGGACAGTTCTCTCACAAGGTGTCTGTAAAGTCTGGATTCGTTTCAGCACTTTGGGTTGGGTTGAATTCTAATGAGCAGGTGTGCCTATAGTTTTAGGGACACCAAGTTTATTTTCCAGGCAAAACTAGTCAATAAATTTCTTGACGCAAACTGCAACATTTCATTCCATAAATTCAGCAAATCAACTTATACAGTGAGTGAACAAACTGCTTGGGGCTACGGTCTCTTTTCAAATAATATTATTCAACATAAAAATAATCTAAATCAATTACACAAATGTTCCTTAAATCCACTGTTTGATGCGGTAAATGTTTGGTTTCAGCTCTGCTTAAGGATGCTATTTTAAATTAAAGTTCTATCTTTGAGTTAATACCTTTGAAAAAGCTTCTCTATCATGCAGAAAGTGAAGGTAGATAGTAAAGAGGCGGATTAAGTCTACATTCAGGCCTCCAGCTCAGGGTGCGAGGGCAGAGCTCCATCCCAGCTGTCGTCCCCCCGAAAGTGCAGCTTCAGGGATGAGGACTTTGTCCAAAGAGGGGACATTCCTGGCCCACCACTGCTGGTTGCCATAGGGAGAGGTAAATGAAACAACAGCAGTCGTGCCACAGCGGCTCCCCCACCCGAGTCCTGGACTGTCTAAAGGCCTCTGTGCTGCAGGGACAAAGCCCCGGCCGGGATAAAGGAGGGCGCGGGAGCTGGGGATGGACATGTGCAAAAAGACCAGGGGGACCAGAAAGCCAGTGAGATAAAGCAAAAATTACAAACCAAAGTAGGAAAGAAAtcctttcctccagaggaatattAGCACCAGGTTTAGTTTGGATGTATGGATCAGAACGTATAAAAATTCAATCCACCAAAGAAAAACTGTCCACAAATTAAACCTATAAATCAGCCGAGGGAGTTCTTTCAATTTGTGCCATTTATAACAGGACTGAAGCTTTAATTAAATGTTTTATGTAATagtttgaagttagcattaaaatTAAAAGGCAATAAAAAAGCAATTATCAAggcacatttgaaaaaaaaaaaatcaaagctcaTGATGCAGATATTTTGTGCACTTACACAATGAAAAAGCACAAGTGATTGTAATTTATTCAAAGGGACACTTCACGTGCAACACGTG
The Thalassophryne amazonica chromosome 7, fThaAma1.1, whole genome shotgun sequence genome window above contains:
- the pou3f2b gene encoding POU domain, class 3, transcription factor 2; its protein translation is MATAASNHYSILTSSASIAHSEPGGMQQATAYRDAQSLLQGDYPLQSNSHTLSHAHQWITALSHGEAAPWSTSPLGTEQDIKPAVQGARDDMHNSSSNLQHQSRPPHLVHQTHANHHDARAWRTTTAAHIPSMASTNGQSLIYSQPGFSVNGLIPGSGQGGLHHHNLRDGHDEHHSPHLSEHPASQHQHRPQSHHDHSDEDTPTSDDLEQFAKQFKQRRIKLGFTQADVGLALGTLYGNVFSQTTICRFEALQLSFKNMCKLKPLLNKWLEEADSTSGSPTSLDKIAAQGRKRKKRTSIEVSVKGALESHFLKCPKPAASEIITLADSLHLEKEVVRVWFCNRRQKEKRMTPPGGAVPGSEDVYGDTPPHHGVQTPVQ